From the genome of Psychrobacter sp. M13:
GCAAAAAATCCCAGTATCAAATGAGCCAGGCGATCTAGCTTCCAAATACATCGACTTCATCGAAATGGAAGAGATCACTCTTGACCAAGCTAATGAGAACGATAGCTTACTTAAGCATAACGGTAAGTTGGTTCGTCCTAAGCGTTTAGCTAACGGCCTATATAGCTTCCGTGAAGAGACTAACATCGACCGTGTTGTCCTTGACTGTGTAACCGCTCTAGAAAACGGTGCTGATCTACTTTGGATCGAAACCCCAACGCCAAACGTTGAGCATATCAAAATGATGGTTGATCGCATCAAAGAGCAACAGCCAAAAGCGAAGCTGGTTTATAACAACAGCCCATCATTCAACTGGACGTTGAACTTCCGTAAGCAAGTTATCGCTGAGTGGGAAAAATCTGGTAAAGACATCTCTAGCTACAACAAAGATGACTTAATGAGCGCAGATTACGACGGTACTGATTTGGATAAAGCAGCTGATGAAGCGGCTAAAAACTTCCAAAAAGATGCAGCGCGCGAAGCTGGTGTTTTCCATCACTTAATCACGCTACCTACGTATCACACTGCGGCTCTAGAAGTACATAATCTTGCAAAAGGTTACTTCGGTGAAGACGGTATGCTTGCTTATGCTGCTGGTGTACAACGTAAAGAGATCCGTGAAGGCATCGCTTGTGTTAAGCACCAAGCCATGGCAGGTTCTGACATCGGTGATGATCATAAAGAGATCTTCTCAGGTGACAATGCTCTAAAAGCTGGTGGTGGCAAAAACACTATGGATCAGTTCAAATAGGCTCAAGCCTTTAACTGATTTATTAATCGCTTTTAAATATTGAAAAACCGCCCTGCGTAATGTAGGGCGGTTTTTTTGTGGGCTGAAATATGATCATAGGCTTAGGGTGCGCCCTACGCACCACTATCAAGGTGATGATCAACCTAATGGTGCATAAAATGCATCCTACGCTTACTCACGCTAGTAGTTATTTTATATCGCCATCTTTATCTTTTTCATCCTTGCCAAACCATTCTTTACGTTTGGCAGCGCTCATAGGCGGTCTATTTTTAAAAAGCTTATGGTACAGCGCTTTGATAAGTCTATAAATAAGATAGAAAACACCGAATAGTACGACCAACCACCACAGCTGTATAATGCCAAGAGCTACTGCCCTGAGCATATTCCAGCCTTCTCTAAAGGACTCACCAACTTGCGCGCCAAAGCTTGGACGCTCAGCATCGATGATTACATCCAGATTTTGGGTGGTTTCTTTATAGCTGCTATTGGGCTGGCTAAAGGTTAAGTCTATCGTGCTATATTTTACCTTATCTGCGATATCCATCTTTTCAAGCTGGGCATATTCTTGTTGTTGACGCGCGGCATAAGTTGCGGCAATCGTATCGACATTACTATTTTGATCTTTGTCATTTTTACTATTGAGGCGCTCTTGTGCTAGATCAGCCGCCATATCGCTATTGAGTTTAGCTGCCAGCTGCTCACGGTAAATATCTAGCGTTACATCCTGCGCGCTAAATGATTGCTCATTTAAAAAGGCCACTTGCTGCTGAACTTGCTTTAAAAAGCTGCTGACTTTTTCGCGAGGAATACGTACAGTCATAGTCGCTTGACGATAGTAAGTGGTCAAAGTAACGTTCTGATCGCCTTTAATAAAGGTACGGCTGCCATTCTCAATATTAGTGGTTTGGCTTAGCGCTACGTAACCGCCCTGCTGACGGGTTAAGCTCTCAATAGCGTTAGTACTTTTGACTACATCTTCGACTTTGAAGTTAGCATTAGCGGTTATTAGCAGCTCTTTACCTTTAATTTGAATATCTGAGACTTGACTCCCGAGAGTCTGCTCGCTATCGCCTGCTTGGTTTTCGACCTTTAGTTTGATAGGTGAGTTAGCAACGTCTGACTCTAATGACTCGTCAACCGACTGCTCAGTCTCTACAGCGTTACTCATATCCTCACTAGCGTATTCTGAGGAGTCACTACAACCACTGATTAATAATATAGACCCTAACACCGCAATAGTTAACGATGTCTGCAAATGACTTTTTTTAAATAAGTCATGCTCAGCTTTAAGTATCTCATTATTCATGCTCGTTACTCTTTTTAATATATTAGTCTAATTATAAAGACTCCTAAATAAAAGTACATCGTTTAGCAAGTGATTCGCTTATGAACCTGTAGAAGTTTTACTTGTTATTCACAGTGGCCTCTCATACGATAGTAGTATTATCACTTTTATTATAATAAAGGAGCTTACTGTGCAAGAGATTGAATTAAAGTTTTTGATACCAGAGTCACGACTAAAAGGTCTGATGCGTCAGGCAAAAGTTAAGTCCTCTCAAACCACTCAGTTAGCTGCTCATTATTACGACACCCCTAAGCAAACGCTGGCAAAGGCGGGCATTGGCTTACGTATTCGTCAAGAAGGTGAGCAATGGGTACAAACTATCAAAGCGGGTGGTGACGGTATCGCAGCACGTTTAGAGCACAATGTGATACTGGATAGTGAGCAAGTGCAAACTATGCTTGATGAAGGTAAGCTGTTTCCTGATTTATCGGTTTATAAAGAGACAGCCATTGCCCCTGCATTGGCTGACTTTAAGCTAAAAAAACTAGCCAAAAATCTAACTCGGCAATATGTGACCGATGTACAGCGTGTTTCGCGTCTATTAGAAGATAAAGAAAGCAGTCAAAATGAAGAAACTAATAATACCATTGAGGTTGCTTACGACTGTGGCGAGATCATTCATGGTATCGATGCAACCCTACGCTACCCTATTCATGAGATCGAATTTGAGCTAGTCTCAGGTGAGCTTGAGTTTTTATTTGCGACCGCTAAAGTGTGGTGCAAACGCTATAAGTTATGTCTATCTACCGTGACTAAAGCTGAGCGCGGTGGCTTGCTCATTAAACAGCAAGACTACAGCCCAGCAGTAAGCGCCAATCTTGCTCAACTCAATGTCAACCCTGACAGTAGCATGGCTGAATTCATCCGTGCCACTGTGCATAACTGTCTATTACAAATACTCCCTAATAGCAGTGCTATCGTCGCAGGTAGTACGGACAACGACCATGTTCTACAGTTACGTATCGGTATTCGTCGTCTACGTACTGCGCTTAACGTCCTCAAAAAATTCTCAGATGCGATTAACCCTGACTGGCAGCCGATCCTCAAACAAACGGAGCGCTTGCTTGGTGACTACCGCGCGCTTGCCTATCTAGCCTCAGATGTTGAATGTAAGTTGCAGCAGCAAGGGGCACCTAAAGTCGACTGGAGCACAGAGCTTACCCGTTTGAAAGTTACCCCGACCAATGCAGTACGGGCTAATGACTTTCAGTTGACTCTACTTGAGCTGATTGAGTTTACTATGAGTGACGCTAGCAATGAGCCGCAAGCAAAAATGCTAGCCATCGATATACTGCCAAAACTACTTTCTAAAAAACATATCAAGCTACTCAAAGCTGAGCAAAAGCTTGCTGATCTTAAAAACCCTGACGCCATGCCTAATAAGCTCGCTAGTGATGAATTGTCTGGTGATGTCAACATTGATGATGCTGATAATGAAGCTGATAAAAGAGTTAAGCTTACAGATCAAAAGGCCTTGCACGATACCTTACAACATAAAGCACATCATAAAGTGCGCCAGCATCTCAAAGACTTACGTTATATCAGTGAGTTTGCAGCCCCACTATACAGCGATAAGAAAAACAGCAGTAAGAAAAGCCGACGTTTAATTGAACAGCTAGTCAAAGCACAACGAGCCTTAGGGCAGTATAATGACCATCAGCAGTACCAACAACGTTATCAAAAGAAATCATTAACGGATACGAATGCGCTATATGGGGCTGGCTGGTTTGCCGCTTTAACAAAAAGTGACTTACAACGCTGCCAAAAACGCTTGGCTAAAGTGAATGACGTTACTATATTTTGGTAATTAAGGCTTAGTCGTTCAGCTACTTCGCTATAAACTTTGCATAAAAAAGACAGCTTATATACTTATGAATATATGAAGCTGTCTTTTAGTCTCAAATCGATTAGCTACTAGTGATTGGCTTTATTTTGACTCAAGCCCAAGCACCTTCATACGCTCGTTAAGCGGTTGATACGTCTTCTCGCCAGCAGGCTCTAAGATATTGCCAAACGGCATTTGTGCAATCAAATCCCAATCGTCATCGATCGAAAAAGCTTTGGCAATAGCCTCATTGATTAACGGATTATAATGTTGCAAACTAGCGCCAACTTCTAAAGTCCGTAGCTCTGTCCACAATGCATATTGATGCATCGCTGAGGTTTGCTCGGCCCAAATCGGAAACCTATCGGCATATAGCGCAAACTTATCTTGCATGGCTTTGATAACTTTCTTATCTTCATAGAATAATACGGTGCCTGCCGCTGCACGAAAGCCATCCATCTTTTGTTTAGAGCTAGTAAAATCGCCATCGCCCACTTCATCGCGTAACTTAAGCTCAGTAATATCCCAAAGCTGTTGGTGCTGATCACCAAACAAAACCACTAATCGTGACGACTGGGAATTAAAAGATGATGGTGTATGTAATAGTACACGCTCGGCCATATTGACGATAGCTTGTGGAGCTGTAGGTAACTCATTACCCAAGGCATAGATAGAGCGACGCTCATTAAAGGCTTGTTGTAGCGTTTCAAGTGTAGCTTTGGACATTGCATTTCTCTTTATAGTTTTGGTTAGAATTTTCGCTGTTAGATTTTTTTCGCACTCTTTATAAGTGTACATTTTATAAATGTGATACTTATAAATGTCTTATATTCGATAATATTATAACAACCAGCTTAACAATACATCGTTAATGTTGAGTTCGTTTTATCAATAGCCTTGTAACTATATCTTGTCGCTATATTTTTCAACTATGACTAATTCAAAATAAAAGAGATACATTATTTATTGAAGCGGAACTGATATAAATTTTTCTTGCTTGCTGTGTCTACGCTGACAGAGGCTGCGCAAAATTAATATCAGTTCCGCTGTATTTTTTATATTAGATTGACTATATAATTTGCAGCTATATTTTTGATATAAGAGTTAGATTAGCTGGCGATTATAGTGACAGCCACTCCTTCCTCTATTTTATCGTATAGCTCAACAATATCTTGATTACGCATGCGCACACAACCATGTGAGAGTGGTAAATCCATAGACTCATTATCAGGTGTACCATGAATATAGATATAGCGCTGATAAGTATCACAGCCACCTTTATCATTGCTGCCTTTATTGATGCCTTCTTCTAAGCCTTGTAGCCATAGAATGCGAGTTAATATCCAGTCGCGCTCAGGATAATCAGCACCAAATTCAGCGCTGTGTATCTCACCAGTAGGCACACGCCCGACAAACACGGCATTTATAGGCTCGTGGCCGCCAATTTTTTGTGCAATAATATGCCGACCTAACGGCGTACAACCACTATCTTGCTGACTGCCGATACCGTTTTTTGCTGTTGATACCCCATATTGGCAAATTTTAACATCATGCTTATATAAGCTTAAGCTTTGTTTAGCAATATTAATGATAATGTGTTTATCAAAGTCTTTCATGACACCCAACCCGTTATTTCTTTAGTCAGTCGTTAAAGGTTATTTTATCGATATCTCATTGTATTTAAATGTATTTTTATTAGAATCTTTAACAGTTGGTAAAAATATCTATCCTTAAAAGATTGTATCAAATGCACAGGCACCGTAAGATAAGAGCTATATTCTTTAATGCTAGCAAATTATGACTACTGTTTCACCAAAACGCGTGTCGATGTATGATTTTTTATCTCAAGACTTGCAGCCTACTGTTTCACTACTGGCGGATGCCACTCAGTTATCGCTACCACAAACGCGCTTAGGGCTATCTGCTAGTCTACAAGCTATCATCACCGCTTTACTCGCTTACGAGCAACGCAATCAGGCCTCGGTAGTCCATAAAAAGCTATTTACTCGTGGCTCAGTCAAAGAGCTACGTCAGTACAATGCGATGAACTTTGCTACTATCAGTGCCAGCTTATACCATCGCAATGATGTCACTGATGCTATTTTCGGTGATGCCGCAACCGTAATGAAAGCTTGTCACTATATAGCAGAGCAAATTTCGGCCAGACCGATGCAGGTAAAGACACTACTGACCTCTTTGTCTATTCTAGTGTTGCGTGAGCTTGCAGTCTTAGCCGATTATAGCCAACTTGATAGTGATGAGCTGGCTAAATGGTTTGAATTGCAGCCGCAGTTTTTATCGATAGCCTCTATTGATGATTATTGGTACACATTGACTCAATTTCAGGCGGTACAGACAGCACCTGTTCAGGGTACGCATCAAGCCACTCCCAAGTATATAAAGGCTATTGGACGTGCACCTGAAAATGTTCAACAGGGTCGTCATAATGATATGCTAGTGTTTGAACCGATGGCAAATATTGTCTTACCGCACCAACGCTGGTTACTACAGTTGGCAAAGATAGCTGATATATACTTGAGTCGCAATCGTTTGCGTATTACCTCGGAGCCTGCTACAGCGCCTATCGCACCTTTAGTTAGTATAGGACTGCTCGGTGTCAGTAGCGATGACAACGACGATACGCAAGTCACGACTCGCGAGCAGCCTATCAAACATGACAAATCAGTACCACTATGGAAAAACCCTGTCATTCTTATTATTATTCTAGTGATCGGTGTTCTTGGCGGTCTAGCTATGCTCAAGTATCAACAGCAGCAGTCTGATGGCGTACTGACAGCGTCAGATGCGGTGTATGAGCATAATCACTCTAATGAGCGCCAGCAACAAGATATGGCGACTGTAAAAGTTGATGATAGTATTGATAATAATAACGGCGCAAGAGTTGCTGATTGAAGCTAGCTATTAAAGTGTACTAAGTATAATGATTTTTATATAAAGAAATTTAGACAATAAAAAACAGAGACTTAGCGCCTCTGTTTTTTATTGTCTAAAATAATTATGTTTAACTACTTTCATAGCTGACTATTTAGATAAGTCACGTCCACGACTGGCTTCGATAGCCAAACGTAGTCCGTTTAGGCGGATAAAGCCTTCAGCGTCTTTTTGATCATAAGCGCCCGCATCATCTTCAAAAGTGGCAATTTTTTCGTCAAACAGTGAGTCATCTGACTTACGACCGACTACGCTGACACTACCTTTATATAACTTCACGCGTACCGTGCCATTGACATACTCTTGCGACTTATCGATTAGCGCCTGCAACATAAGACGCTCAGGACTGAACCAATAGCCGTTATAGATAATCTTAGCATAGCGTGGCATCAGCTCATCTTTTAGATGTGCCGCTTCGCGATCTAGGGTCAGTGATTCAATACCGCGATGCGCTTTTAGCATAATCGTGCCTGCTGGCGTCTCATAACAGCCGCGTGACTTCATACCCACATAACGGTTTTCGACGATATCTAAACGACCGATACCATGGTTGCCACCAATTTCATTAAGCTTAATCATAATCTCGTACGGCTTAAGTGCTTCACCATCGATAGCGACGATATCCCCTTTTTTATACTCAAGATCCATATATTGCGGTGTATCTGGCGCTTCTTCTGGGCTGACTGACCAGCGCCACATATCATCTTCAGCCTCCATATACGGATCTTCTAAGATGCCGCCCTCATAAGAGATATGCAGTAGATTGGCATCCATAGAGTAAGGCGATTTGGTCTTATTACCGGCATAGTCGATAGCGATATTATGCTCTTCGGCATACTGCATTAGGCTTTCACGACTCGACAGATCCCATTCACGCCAAGGGGCGATAGTCACTACATCAGGCGACAAAGCGACAGCGCCTAGCTCAAAACGAACCTGATCGTTGCCTTTACCTGTTGCACCATGACTGATCGCATCGGCATTATGCTCAGCGGCAATCTCAACTAAGCGTTTGGCGATAAGTGGGCGCGCGATGGAAGTACCTAATAAGTACTCACCTTCATAAATGGCATTGGCACGAAACATTGGGAACACATAATCACGAGCAAACTCTTCACGCAGATCTTCGATATAAATATTTTTGATACCCATAGCTTCTGCTTTGGCACGGGCAGGCTCAACTTCTTCGCCTTGACCAAGATCAGCGGTAAAGGTAATGACTTCAGCATCATAAGTCTCAGTCAGCCATTTAGCGATGATTGAAGTATCAAGTCCGCCTGAATAGGCTAGAACAATTTTATTGATATTATTTTTATCCAGTTGTGCCATGAATAGCTCCTAGTTGATAGTTAGGGTTTTGGTTTTAAAAAATAAGATAGGAATATAGAGCAGAATAGATAGTAAAAATAGATTTTGCCTAGTTAGTGTACATCATATTTAGTCAGGCAACCAAATCTGTTATTATAGCAACAAAATAAATGCTTTGATTAGAGCATATCTTCTTCTTATTGCCGCTGTTTAGTTGCCCTTTATTTATTAATTACTCTTACTTATCTGTCTTTTTCTCAATCTAACCCTATAGAGTGCTATAACGCTTATGACTGATTCTATTGCTCAGCTTACTATTATTCAGCCCGATGATTGGCACATTCATCTGCGAGATGATCAAGCATTAGCGACTACGGTTGCTCATGCAGCTACTAGTTTTAATCGGGTTATTTGTATGCCAAATTTAGTACCACCTGTCAAAACGACTACTGACGCACAGGCTTATCGAACGCGCATTATGCAGCATTTACAAGCTTGTGATATCCCAGCTGAGCGCAAGGCGACTTTTGATCCGCGTATGACCTTGTATATGACCGATCATACTAGTGCGCAAGATATCGAAGAGGCCGTAAAATCAGGCATCGTTCAAGCGGTCAAACTCTACCCTGCTGGTGCCACAACCAACTCAGCTGATGGCGTGACTAATATTAATGCGCTGGCTGATGTATTCGGCGCTATGGAAAAGTATCAATTGCCCTTATTATTGCATGGTGAAGTGACACAGGATCATGTCGATATTTTCGATCGTGAAAAGCGTTTTTTAGATGAAGTGTTAGTGCAAATTATAGCTAAATTCCCTGCATTAAAAATCGTTTTAGAGCATATTACTACTAGCGATGCCGCTGACTTTGTTTTAGCACAAGGTAATAACATTGCCGCAACTATTACTCCGCAGCACATGATGCTCAATCGTAATCATATGCTGTTAGGAGGCATTAAACCGCATCTATATTGCCTGCCTATTCTAAAGCGAGAGTCGCATCAAAAAGTGCTATTAGATGTCGCAACTAGTGGCAGTCCAAAGTTCTTTTTGGGCACAGACTCAGCACCGCATCCGACAGATAAGAAAGAAACGGCCTGTGGCTGTGCTGGCTGTTATAGCTCACCGACAGCGCTAGCTTTATACGCTACTGCCTTTGATAGTGTTGGCAAAATTGACAAGCTTGAAGGCTTTACCAGTCGCTTTGGTGCACAGTTCTATGGATTGCCTCTGAATACTGATACCGTAACTTTACTTAAATCACCTATGCAAATACCCACCTCTTATCCGTATTTTGATGGCTCAACACTTACTCCGTTGATGGCTGGTGAAACGCTACCTTGGTCGATTAAAGCCTAAACGTTTTAGTTGAGTTTAACTTTAGCCAAGCTTGGCTTAACTAAATTTGATAGGACGACTGGACTTGATAGTATGACTGACATATCGACAGTCTTTATACTCTTGATCTTTGATGTGCTATCAAGCTTTAGTATACTATTAAGCTTTAAAATTTTGACCTTTAAAATTTTGATTTATTATTACCGACAAAGTGATTTAACTGTCTATGAGTACCCAAAACGATACTATTAAACCTGCTGAAGTAGGCTCCGACAAGGTGTCAGTTGACAACGAGCAAACGGATCCTACCAAAGCAGAAGCTGATACACCTATGTCTTTGAAACAGCGCTTTCGTAAATTTTTGCCAGTCGTGGTTGATGTAGAAACCGCTGGTTTTAATGCACACACTGATGCACTGCTAGAGATTGCCTGTATTCCTATCCTACTCAATGAGCAAGGGGTGTTTTATCCAGGAGAGGCGCAAAATGCTCATATCGAACCTTTTGAAGGCGCTAATCTTGAACCGCGAGCTTTGGCATTCACAGGTATTGATCCTAATAATCCTATGCGTAAAGCGATTGCCGAAGACGAGAAGGCCGCACTACGACGCATCTTTAAAGGCTTGAAAGAAGTTCGAAAATCTGAAGAATGTCGTCAATGTGTGCTGATAGGTCATAATGCTCATTTTGATTTGGCATTTTTAAATGCCGCAGTAGTACGAACCAATAGCAAAAACCTTAACCCTTTTCACCAGTTCTCAGTATTTGATACCGTCACTTTATCTGCGTTAGCTTTTGGCCAAACTGTATTGGCACGCGCTTGTAAGGCTGCTGGGCTCGAATTTGATGGTAATGATGCACACTCAGCGCTTTATGATACGCAAAAAACAGCTGAATTATTTTGTCATATTCTAAATAACTATCCGATGCTGCCTAATGCGATGGTCGTTGAAGAAGCTGAAGCAGTAGTGACAGAGGACAACAACTCATAAACAGCAATTAGCTGAATATTACTTATAATAAAATGAAGTCGTTTATTATAATTGTTGTAGATTACTACGAGGGCTTCTCTAATGGAACTAGAACCACAACATATGTTATGGGGTACTATTATTGGTTATATGCTTCTTGCTATAACCATCAGTGCGTGCACTTCGCTATGGATTCGCCATCATTTAAAGAGTAAAAACTTACATCCACGCCGGGCCTTGAAAAAAAGGTATTTATTGCTAAAAAAACGTAGAAAAAAGCTTGACAGTAAACACAGACGCTATTAGAATGTGCACCTCTTCAGCATAAATGGTGAAAGCAGCTGAAGCGCTACTACTTTATTTATAGAGTAAATAGCTCCTAGTCCCCATCGTCTAGAGGCCTAGGACACCGCCCTTTCACGGCGGTAACGGGGGTTCGAATCCCCCTGGGGACGCCACATATAAAAGTATTATTGGTTTCAATGGTAATATTTTAAAACTCTGCAAAGTCTAACTGATTTTGCAGAGTTTTTTTTGCAACTAGATAAATCGCTTTACTACCAAATATTAAGAGTTACTGATTAATTAAAATTAATAAGCAATAAAAATCCAGCGTAATGCTGGATTTTTATTTTTCAACTTTAAATATTACAATATATCCATTCTCAACGATTTAGAACTTATCTGACAACATAAACCATAACAAGGTTAGTATTATAAGCGACCCTAATACAGTTTGAATCAAGAAAAAAGCTTGATGCTCGCCAACTACCTTACTCAAAGTTAAACCCAAAGCATTGTACTTTATGGGCTGACTATCATTATCACCGCTATCACCACTCATTTTTTGCTCTTCATAGTAGTCTTGTAAGACATCCAAAAATTGATGCCATTGATTGCTGGCCCACTCATAAGGCTTAAAGGGCATGAGTGCTTTTATCTTAGAGTCGCTAAGCATCCAGCGCTCAAGCGTCATTGAACGTAGCGACCACCCTGTAAATCGTCTTTTAGAAATTGCCGAAAAGCCTAGAGTCTGCATATCTTTATGGCGATCATCCATCAATATACGGTTTTTGAGATTCGTTAACGCCTGCTCTGAGCCTTCAATACACTGAAAAAAGTATCCATTGCCGTAGCAAAGTATTCCTGTTACGTCATCGGCTGTATTATTTTTTATAGCAGCCTTGGCGATATCATTAAGCGTACTCGCACCTGATAAGCCTATTGAGGTAATGCGACTTATATACACCAATTGATAAAGATCTGAGGTTTCTAAGATCGTCGGAGTAGTAGCTGATAACATTTGCCTCTCCTTAAAATATTCAATGACCTATGCCAATGATATTGGAAATAATATAGAGACAAGATTAGTAAGATCTAATGATGGCTTTATAAATTATCAGTATTTATTGTTATAGTTAATTGTATTAACTTGGTTACAGAATAGGGTATATTGTTAGACATTGCAAACAAATAGTTATAAATAGCAGAATACATTGTAACCAACTGATATTTATGCCTATATTTGTATTTCAGCAATATTATGGCAATAAAATAGTAATAATAGGGAGATAAAACAGAGAAAAAAAGATACTAGCTTTTAGACAAGCTAGTAATTGACTTGCATATTAATAATAGCAGTGATCAAGAGCGCATCATCAGGAAAGGTAAGCTTGATG
Proteins encoded in this window:
- a CDS encoding L,D-transpeptidase, which encodes MKDFDKHIIINIAKQSLSLYKHDVKICQYGVSTAKNGIGSQQDSGCTPLGRHIIAQKIGGHEPINAVFVGRVPTGEIHSAEFGADYPERDWILTRILWLQGLEEGINKGSNDKGGCDTYQRYIYIHGTPDNESMDLPLSHGCVRMRNQDIVELYDKIEEGVAVTIIAS
- the pyrC gene encoding dihydroorotase yields the protein MTDSIAQLTIIQPDDWHIHLRDDQALATTVAHAATSFNRVICMPNLVPPVKTTTDAQAYRTRIMQHLQACDIPAERKATFDPRMTLYMTDHTSAQDIEEAVKSGIVQAVKLYPAGATTNSADGVTNINALADVFGAMEKYQLPLLLHGEVTQDHVDIFDREKRFLDEVLVQIIAKFPALKIVLEHITTSDAADFVLAQGNNIAATITPQHMMLNRNHMLLGGIKPHLYCLPILKRESHQKVLLDVATSGSPKFFLGTDSAPHPTDKKETACGCAGCYSSPTALALYATAFDSVGKIDKLEGFTSRFGAQFYGLPLNTDTVTLLKSPMQIPTSYPYFDGSTLTPLMAGETLPWSIKA
- a CDS encoding DUF4349 domain-containing protein, yielding MNNEILKAEHDLFKKSHLQTSLTIAVLGSILLISGCSDSSEYASEDMSNAVETEQSVDESLESDVANSPIKLKVENQAGDSEQTLGSQVSDIQIKGKELLITANANFKVEDVVKSTNAIESLTRQQGGYVALSQTTNIENGSRTFIKGDQNVTLTTYYRQATMTVRIPREKVSSFLKQVQQQVAFLNEQSFSAQDVTLDIYREQLAAKLNSDMAADLAQERLNSKNDKDQNSNVDTIAATYAARQQQEYAQLEKMDIADKVKYSTIDLTFSQPNSSYKETTQNLDVIIDAERPSFGAQVGESFREGWNMLRAVALGIIQLWWLVVLFGVFYLIYRLIKALYHKLFKNRPPMSAAKRKEWFGKDEKDKDGDIK
- a CDS encoding argininosuccinate synthase, with the protein product MAQLDKNNINKIVLAYSGGLDTSIIAKWLTETYDAEVITFTADLGQGEEVEPARAKAEAMGIKNIYIEDLREEFARDYVFPMFRANAIYEGEYLLGTSIARPLIAKRLVEIAAEHNADAISHGATGKGNDQVRFELGAVALSPDVVTIAPWREWDLSSRESLMQYAEEHNIAIDYAGNKTKSPYSMDANLLHISYEGGILEDPYMEAEDDMWRWSVSPEEAPDTPQYMDLEYKKGDIVAIDGEALKPYEIMIKLNEIGGNHGIGRLDIVENRYVGMKSRGCYETPAGTIMLKAHRGIESLTLDREAAHLKDELMPRYAKIIYNGYWFSPERLMLQALIDKSQEYVNGTVRVKLYKGSVSVVGRKSDDSLFDEKIATFEDDAGAYDQKDAEGFIRLNGLRLAIEASRGRDLSK
- a CDS encoding nitroreductase family protein produces the protein MSKATLETLQQAFNERRSIYALGNELPTAPQAIVNMAERVLLHTPSSFNSQSSRLVVLFGDQHQQLWDITELKLRDEVGDGDFTSSKQKMDGFRAAAGTVLFYEDKKVIKAMQDKFALYADRFPIWAEQTSAMHQYALWTELRTLEVGASLQHYNPLINEAIAKAFSIDDDWDLIAQMPFGNILEPAGEKTYQPLNERMKVLGLESK
- the rnt gene encoding ribonuclease T, with product MSTQNDTIKPAEVGSDKVSVDNEQTDPTKAEADTPMSLKQRFRKFLPVVVDVETAGFNAHTDALLEIACIPILLNEQGVFYPGEAQNAHIEPFEGANLEPRALAFTGIDPNNPMRKAIAEDEKAALRRIFKGLKEVRKSEECRQCVLIGHNAHFDLAFLNAAVVRTNSKNLNPFHQFSVFDTVTLSALAFGQTVLARACKAAGLEFDGNDAHSALYDTQKTAELFCHILNNYPMLPNAMVVEEAEAVVTEDNNS
- a CDS encoding CYTH and CHAD domain-containing protein; the encoded protein is MQEIELKFLIPESRLKGLMRQAKVKSSQTTQLAAHYYDTPKQTLAKAGIGLRIRQEGEQWVQTIKAGGDGIAARLEHNVILDSEQVQTMLDEGKLFPDLSVYKETAIAPALADFKLKKLAKNLTRQYVTDVQRVSRLLEDKESSQNEETNNTIEVAYDCGEIIHGIDATLRYPIHEIEFELVSGELEFLFATAKVWCKRYKLCLSTVTKAERGGLLIKQQDYSPAVSANLAQLNVNPDSSMAEFIRATVHNCLLQILPNSSAIVAGSTDNDHVLQLRIGIRRLRTALNVLKKFSDAINPDWQPILKQTERLLGDYRALAYLASDVECKLQQQGAPKVDWSTELTRLKVTPTNAVRANDFQLTLLELIEFTMSDASNEPQAKMLAIDILPKLLSKKHIKLLKAEQKLADLKNPDAMPNKLASDELSGDVNIDDADNEADKRVKLTDQKALHDTLQHKAHHKVRQHLKDLRYISEFAAPLYSDKKNSSKKSRRLIEQLVKAQRALGQYNDHQQYQQRYQKKSLTDTNALYGAGWFAALTKSDLQRCQKRLAKVNDVTIFW
- a CDS encoding BLUF domain-containing protein, encoding MLSATTPTILETSDLYQLVYISRITSIGLSGASTLNDIAKAAIKNNTADDVTGILCYGNGYFFQCIEGSEQALTNLKNRILMDDRHKDMQTLGFSAISKRRFTGWSLRSMTLERWMLSDSKIKALMPFKPYEWASNQWHQFLDVLQDYYEEQKMSGDSGDNDSQPIKYNALGLTLSKVVGEHQAFFLIQTVLGSLIILTLLWFMLSDKF